In Xyrauchen texanus isolate HMW12.3.18 chromosome 23, RBS_HiC_50CHRs, whole genome shotgun sequence, a genomic segment contains:
- the mif gene encoding macrophage migration inhibitory factor, with product MPMFVVNTNVAKDAVPAELLSEATHELAKAMSKPSQYIAVQIVPDQMMMFGGKGDPCALCSLTSIGKIGGAQNKKYSKLLMDLLNKHLGISPDRIYINFIDMDAANVAWNSTTFG from the exons ATGCCGATGTTCGTGGTGAACACAAATGTCGCAAAGGACGCTGTTCCTGCAGAGCTGCTGTCGGAGGCCACGCATGAGCTCGCCAAAGCGATGAGCAAACCCTCGCAG TACATAGCCGTGCAAATTGTCCCAGATCAGATGATGATGTTCGGTGGCAAAGGAGACCCGTGCGCGCTCTGCTCTCTCACCAGTATTGGAAAGATCGGGGGTGCACAAAATAAGAAATACTCCAAACTTCTCATGGACCTGCTCAACAAACACCTTGGCATATCACCTGACAG gatctATATAAACTTCATTGATATGGATGCGGCTAATGTGGCCTGGAACAGCACCACATTTGGATAA
- the LOC127663472 gene encoding zinc finger protein 79-like codes for MSESVKTFQAHLTAVMDSLVRASVCEITKLFQDTVNDYLVEISLNRKENEALKLRLRLTENKLRNERKYGMGWAAGRRAAALLGTDDAGRKTRKVDLQRGKQGKEWSADAWEEGTGRARDERRDVFRAHLPTGGGGGGGEEEDRRHVSGVRKEAASIKEEVSCHSDVRKQLQGRKERVGMQSVLKIHWSKGVGIISQCFCSFKVGSYRLDSLRLLQEALQMDQSETSPSCGEMCTASTGPESAAAEVWEEQPPTLEEPMASGDELSGLETALKSEREWEETETHLGSRSNEGCGTAGVAFIGLDGLCSSQQDVSSSLHRADPTELQIPSAPTNKEEEEESGGKGCDILHFCPRCGSGFNSASDLVAHSCTVSEERPFQCSTCERAFSHAWSLKSHECVQIGEQSHRCELCGKRFTHSRSLERHHLVHTGERPHRCPQCGRSFSRLGNLERHQRIHTGERPYECGECGKRFSRVEYLKRHQQIHIGEKTERNSQQCSQCNQTFSDTEQFKQHQCPYLT; via the exons ATGTCTGAATCGGTGAAGACCTTTCAAGCGCACCTGACCGCTGTCATGGATAGTTTGGTTCGCGCATCAGTGTGTGAGATCACCAAACTCTTTCAGGACACGGTGAACGACTACCTGGTGGAAATTTCACTGAACAGAAAAGAGAACGAAGCTCTGAAATTGAGATTGAGGCTGACTGAGAATAAACTGAGGAATGAACGCAAATATGGCATGGGCTGGGCGGCCGGTCGGCGCGCCGCTGCTCTGCTTGGCACTGACGACGCCGGGCGCAAAACGCGCAAAGTGGATCTCCAAA GAGGCAAGCAGGGGAAGGAGTGGAGTGCTGATGCGTGGGAGGAGGGGACTGGAAGAGCAAGGGATGAGAGGAGGGACGTGTTCCGAGCACATTTGCCaactggaggaggaggaggtggaggggaggaggaagACAGGAGACACGTCTCTGGGGTGAGGAAGGAGGCAGCAAGTATTAAAGAGGAGGTGAGCTGCCATTCAGATGTGAGGAAGCAGCTGCAGGGACGGAAAGAGAGAGTGGGGATGCAGAGTG TCCtgaaaattcattggtcaaaaggtgtgggaatcaTCTCCcaatgtttttgctcttttaaggTGGGAAGCTACAGACTAGACTCATTGAGGCTTTTGCAAGAGGCCCTACAGATGGACCAAAGTGAAACCAGCCCTTCCTGTG GAGAAATGTGCACTGCCTCTACTGGTCCTGAATCAGCTGCTGCTGAAGTGTGGGAGGAGCAGCCACCCACGCTAGAGGAACCAATGGCCAGTGGAGATGAGCTCAGTGGACTTGAGACTGCCCTCAAGTCAGAGCGTGAGTGGGAGGAGACGGAGACACATCTGGGTAGCCGCTCTAATGAGGGGTGTGGAACCGCAGGTGTGGCTTTCATTGGACTAGACGGCCTTTGCAGCTCTCAGCAGGATGTGTCATCATCATTACATAGAGCCGACCCTACTGAACTACAAATCCCATCAGCCCCTACAAacaaggaagaggaggaagagtcAGGAGGAAAGGGTTGCGACATCCTGCATTTCTGCCCACGCTGTGGCAGTGGCTTCAATTCCGCCTCTGACCTGGTGGCTCACTCTTGCACTGTGTCTGAGGAGCGGCCCTTTCAGTGCTCTACATGTGAGAGAGCGTTCAGCCATGCATGGAGCCTGAAGAGCCATGAATGTGTGCAGATAGGAGAGCAGTCGCACCGCTGCGAACTCTGTGGCAAGCGATTCACACATTCGCGGTCCCTGGAGCGCCATCATTTGGTTCACACTGGCGAGCGCCCCCACAGGTGCCCGCAGTGTGGCCGCAGCTTTAGTCGTCTTGGAAACTTGGAGAGGCACCAGCGCATCCACACAGGTGAAAGGCCATATGAGTGCGGGGAGTGTGGGAAAAGATTCAGTCGAGTGGAATACCTGAAACGGCACCAGCAGATCCATATTGGAGAAAAAACTGAGCGGAACTCCCAGCAATGCTCTCAGTGCAACCAGACATTCAGTGATACTGAGCAGTTCAAGCAGCATCAATGTCCTTACCTTACTTAA
- the zdhhc5b gene encoding palmitoyltransferase ZDHHC5-B isoform X2, translating into MPVGLSVGGALGDPSPSLPFRPSRYVPVSAATAFLVGATTLFLCFTCPWLSERFSSSIPLYNAVVFLFTLANFYMATFMDPGIFPRAEEDEDKEDDFRAPLYKTVEVRSIQVRMKWCSTCRFYRPPRCSHCSVCDNCVEEFDHHCPWVNNCIGRRNYRHFFLFLLSLTIHIMNVFGFSLLYILHHTKQLDQVNSGVTMAVMCVSGLFFVPVAGLTGFHIVLVARGRTTNEQVTGKFRGGVNPFTHGCLKNIAHVLCSSQAPRYLGRLRKPHSVQVQPPFLRAPLSEAQLAAKVLDNGIQQSKSSLEIMESQSTDADPPPPPKPEHRYPGLPHTQNEECSLLTEAQPTPSLYKYRPAYSSPGKKPTASTHSSKMSRGNSMTESPSGPITTGQPSCRSDPSLSSQGGAGCRRGGEGARVGSGGLGGASAFGGRSYPSFTDTLLQSAAASCSSSLRSAHMAHNALGPLISEGTTTTSYKSLANQTRNGSLSYESLPTPSESPEFESAAHELSPPRPQPPNSLSTAPGAPPILGYTSPFLSAQQREGSLQACPASLRPSPNRAFLRPTSSPPSRAPPLSPRARSLGSPPPGPAPGHTPLGKSMSYTGGAEVQHRPSSSGGGTPMPKMTLSLC; encoded by the exons ATGCCTGTGGGTCTCAGTGTGGGCGGGGCTCTCGGAGACCCCTCCCCATCCCTGCCGTTCCGCCCCAGTCGCTATGTGCCTGTATCGGCAGCAACAGCCTTCCTTGTTGGGGCCACaactctgtttctctgtttcac GTGTCCTTGGCTATCAGAGCGTTTCTCCTCTTCCATTCCACTCTATAATGCTGTTGTCTTCCTCTTTACATTGGCCAATTTCTATATGGCCACATTCATGGACCCAGGCATCTTTCCCAGAG ctGAGGAGGACGAGGATAAAGAGGATGATTTCCGGGCTCCGCTTTATAAGACGGTGGAAGTGCGGAGCATTCAGGTGCGGATGAAGTGGTGTTCCACGTGTCGCTTTTACAGACCACCTCGCTGCTCACACTGCTCTGTGTGTGACAACTGTGTGGAG GAGTTTGACCATCACTGCCCATGGGTAAACAACTGCATTGGGAGGCGGAACTATCGTCATTTCTTTCTGTTCCTGCTCTCTCTCACTATTCATATAATGAATGTGTTTGGCTTCAGTCTGCTCTATATCCTCCATCACACGAAGCAATTGGACCAAGTCAACTCTGGAGTCAC TATGGCAGTGATGTGTGTATCTGGTTTGTTTTTCGTCCCGGTTGCGGGACTCACTGGGTTTCACATTGTTCTTGTAGCCAGAGGGAGAACCACCAATGAACAG GTGACTGGGAAGTTCAGAGGCGGCGTTAACCCTTTCACGCACGGATGTTTGAAAAACATTGCACATGTGCTTTGTAGTTCACAGGCTCCAAG GTATCTCGGTCGGTTGCGAAAGCCTCATTCTGTCCAGGTCCAGCCGCCGTTTCTGCGTGCACCACTATCTGAAGCCCAGCTAGCAGCTAAAGTCCTGGATAATGGAATCCAGCAG TCTAAAAGTAGTCTGGAGATAATGGAGAGCCAGTCCACCGATGCTGATCCCCCTCCACCACCTAAACCAGAGCACAGATACCCAGGGCTGCCTCACACGCAAAATGAAG AGTGCAGCTTGCTGACTGAGGCTCAGCCCACCCCTTCATTATATAAATACAGGCCGGCTTACAGCAGCCCAGGAAAAAAACCCACAGCCTCAACACATTCCAGCAAG ATGAGCCGAGGGAACAGTATGACCGAGTCTCCCTCAGGTCCAATCACCACCGGCCAGCCCAGCTGCCGCTCAGACCCCAGTTTGTCAAGCCAGGGGGGTGCAGGGTGccggaggggaggggagggggctaGAGTAGGCTCAGGGGGGCTGGGTGGGGCCTCTGCGTTTGGTGGGCGTTCTTATCCTTCTTTTACTGATACCCTCCTCCAATCAGCAGCAGCCTCTTGCTCCTCCAGCCTTCGCTCTGCCCACATGGCTCACAACGCCCTTGGGCCACTTATTTCTGAGGGCACGACCACCACTAGTTATAAGAGTTTAGCTAATCAGACGCGCAATGGCAGCCTGTCTTACGAAAGTCTGCCAACGCCCTCCGAAAGCCCAGAGTTTGAGTCTGCTGCTCATGAGCTGTCCCCACCCAGACCACAACCTCCGAACTCTCTAAGCACAGCACCAGGGGCCCCACCTATTTTGGGGTACACTTCCCCTTTCCTGTCTGCTCAGCAGAGGGAGGGCTCTCTCCAGGCCTGCCCTGCCTCCTTAAGACCCTCCCCTAACAGAGCTTTCCTGCGCCCAACAAGCTCACCCCCTTCTCGGGCTCCACCCCTTTCTCCTCGTGCTCGCTCATTGGGCTCCCCTCCTCCTGGTCCCGCCCCTGGCCATACACCTCTGGGCAAATCAATGTCCTACACGGGTGGTGCTGAAGTACAACACCGCCCATCTAGCTCAGGGGGCGGGACTCCAATGCCGAA GATGACTCTGTCTCTGTGCTAA
- the LOC127617305 gene encoding polyribonucleotide 5'-hydroxyl-kinase Clp1-like isoform X2, translating to MTAEAPEKSAEDGLSSSGSAGTGTRFDLEKETELRFEVEAGERVQLELLSGMAEVFGSELNKNKKYTFAAGSKVAVFTWHGCSVSLSGKTEVAYVSKDTPMLLYLNTHAALEQMRRQAEKENERGPRVMVVGPTDVGKSTVCRLLLNYAVRLGRRPTLVELDVGQSSVSVPGTMSALCIERPADVEEGFSVQAPLVFHFGSTTPGTNIKLYNKLTSCLAEVFSQRCEVNRKASVGGCIINSCGWVKGSGYQALVNCASAFEVDVVLVLDQERLYNELKRDLPHFVRVILLPKSGGVVERSKDCRRDTRDEKIREYFYGFRGTSFYPHAYDVRFSDVRIYKIGAPSIPDSCLPLGMSQDDTQLKLVPVSPGRDLTHHVLSVSSVEDEGESDAGQSRGILESPVCGFIVVTAVDTQAQVMTVLSPAPRPLPRHTLLIMDIRFIDLK from the exons ATGACTGCAGAAGCCCCAGAGAAGTCAGCCGAGGACGGCTTAAGCTCGTCGGGCAGTGCTGGAACAGGGACACGTTTCGATCTGGAGAAAGAGACTGAACTGCGCTTCGAAGTCGAAGCAGGAGAACGAGTGCAGCTCGAGCTTCTGTCCGGTATGGCAGAGGTGTTCGGGTCCGAACTCAACAAGAACAAGAAGTACACCTTTGCGGCAGGCTCTAAGGTCGCTGTGTTCACTTGGCATGGCTGCAGTGTGTCACTCTCAGGCAAGACAGAG GTGGCTTATGTCTCCAAAGATACGCCTATGCTACTGTATCTGAACACTCATGCAGCTCTAGAGCAGATGAGACGGCAAGCAGAGAAAGAGAACGAGAGAGGTCCTCGG GTAATGGTTGTTGGACCAACTGATGTGGGAAAGTCAACAGTGTGTCGACTGTTACTGAACTATGCTGTGCGGCTGGGACGAAGGCCTACACTGGTAGAACTGGATGTTGGCCAAAGCAGT GTGTCTGTGCCTGGCACCATGTCAGCTCTGTGCATTGAGCGTCCTGCTGATGTAGAAGAAGGCTTCTCTGTGCAGGCTCCACTTGTCTTTCACTTTGGCTCCACGACACCAGGAACCAACATCAAACTTTACAACAAG CTTACTTCATGCCTCGCAGAAGTGTTTTCTCAACGCTGTGAGGTGAACCGTAAAGCTAGTGTTGGCGGCTGTATTATCAACAGCTGCGGCTGGGTCAAAGGTTCAGGTTACCAGGCTCTGGTCAACTGTGCTTCAGCCTTCGAGGTGGATGTTGTTCTAGTCCTGGACCAGGAGCGCCTCTACAATGAGCTGAAACGTGACCTGCCACACTTTGTTCGCGTAATCCTTTTGCCAAAGTCTGGTGGTGTGGTGGAGCGCTCCAAGGACTGCCGGCGAGACACACGGGACGAAAAGATCAGAGAATACTTCTATGGCTTTCGTGGAACCTCTTTTTACCCTCACGCCTACGATGTACGCTTTTCAGATGTGCGCATATACAAGATCGGAGCACCCTCAATCCCAGACTCTTGCCTGCCGTTGGGCATGTCCCAGGACGACACCCAACTGAAACTTGTCCCGGTCAGCCCAGGGCGGGATTTGACCCATCATGTGCTGAGCGTGAGTTCTGTGGAGGATGAGGGAGAGTCAGATGCTGGTCAGAGCAGAGGAATTTTGGAGAGTCCTGTCTGCGGCTTCATAGTCGTGACCGCAGTGGACACGCAAGCTCAGGTGATGACTGTACTCTCACCAGCGCCCAGACCACTGCCACGGCACACTCTGCTCATCATGGACATTCGTTTCATTGACCTTAAGTAG
- the LOC127617305 gene encoding polyribonucleotide 5'-hydroxyl-kinase Clp1-like isoform X1, translating into MLVHRHYLICRTIMTAEAPEKSAEDGLSSSGSAGTGTRFDLEKETELRFEVEAGERVQLELLSGMAEVFGSELNKNKKYTFAAGSKVAVFTWHGCSVSLSGKTEVAYVSKDTPMLLYLNTHAALEQMRRQAEKENERGPRVMVVGPTDVGKSTVCRLLLNYAVRLGRRPTLVELDVGQSSVSVPGTMSALCIERPADVEEGFSVQAPLVFHFGSTTPGTNIKLYNKLTSCLAEVFSQRCEVNRKASVGGCIINSCGWVKGSGYQALVNCASAFEVDVVLVLDQERLYNELKRDLPHFVRVILLPKSGGVVERSKDCRRDTRDEKIREYFYGFRGTSFYPHAYDVRFSDVRIYKIGAPSIPDSCLPLGMSQDDTQLKLVPVSPGRDLTHHVLSVSSVEDEGESDAGQSRGILESPVCGFIVVTAVDTQAQVMTVLSPAPRPLPRHTLLIMDIRFIDLK; encoded by the exons ATGCTGGTTCATAGACATTACCTCATCTGCAGGACAA TCATGACTGCAGAAGCCCCAGAGAAGTCAGCCGAGGACGGCTTAAGCTCGTCGGGCAGTGCTGGAACAGGGACACGTTTCGATCTGGAGAAAGAGACTGAACTGCGCTTCGAAGTCGAAGCAGGAGAACGAGTGCAGCTCGAGCTTCTGTCCGGTATGGCAGAGGTGTTCGGGTCCGAACTCAACAAGAACAAGAAGTACACCTTTGCGGCAGGCTCTAAGGTCGCTGTGTTCACTTGGCATGGCTGCAGTGTGTCACTCTCAGGCAAGACAGAG GTGGCTTATGTCTCCAAAGATACGCCTATGCTACTGTATCTGAACACTCATGCAGCTCTAGAGCAGATGAGACGGCAAGCAGAGAAAGAGAACGAGAGAGGTCCTCGG GTAATGGTTGTTGGACCAACTGATGTGGGAAAGTCAACAGTGTGTCGACTGTTACTGAACTATGCTGTGCGGCTGGGACGAAGGCCTACACTGGTAGAACTGGATGTTGGCCAAAGCAGT GTGTCTGTGCCTGGCACCATGTCAGCTCTGTGCATTGAGCGTCCTGCTGATGTAGAAGAAGGCTTCTCTGTGCAGGCTCCACTTGTCTTTCACTTTGGCTCCACGACACCAGGAACCAACATCAAACTTTACAACAAG CTTACTTCATGCCTCGCAGAAGTGTTTTCTCAACGCTGTGAGGTGAACCGTAAAGCTAGTGTTGGCGGCTGTATTATCAACAGCTGCGGCTGGGTCAAAGGTTCAGGTTACCAGGCTCTGGTCAACTGTGCTTCAGCCTTCGAGGTGGATGTTGTTCTAGTCCTGGACCAGGAGCGCCTCTACAATGAGCTGAAACGTGACCTGCCACACTTTGTTCGCGTAATCCTTTTGCCAAAGTCTGGTGGTGTGGTGGAGCGCTCCAAGGACTGCCGGCGAGACACACGGGACGAAAAGATCAGAGAATACTTCTATGGCTTTCGTGGAACCTCTTTTTACCCTCACGCCTACGATGTACGCTTTTCAGATGTGCGCATATACAAGATCGGAGCACCCTCAATCCCAGACTCTTGCCTGCCGTTGGGCATGTCCCAGGACGACACCCAACTGAAACTTGTCCCGGTCAGCCCAGGGCGGGATTTGACCCATCATGTGCTGAGCGTGAGTTCTGTGGAGGATGAGGGAGAGTCAGATGCTGGTCAGAGCAGAGGAATTTTGGAGAGTCCTGTCTGCGGCTTCATAGTCGTGACCGCAGTGGACACGCAAGCTCAGGTGATGACTGTACTCTCACCAGCGCCCAGACCACTGCCACGGCACACTCTGCTCATCATGGACATTCGTTTCATTGACCTTAAGTAG
- the zdhhc5b gene encoding palmitoyltransferase ZDHHC5-B isoform X1: MPVGLSVGGALGDPSPSLPFRPSRYVPVSAATAFLVGATTLFLCFTCPWLSERFSSSIPLYNAVVFLFTLANFYMATFMDPGIFPRAEEDEDKEDDFRAPLYKTVEVRSIQVRMKWCSTCRFYRPPRCSHCSVCDNCVEEFDHHCPWVNNCIGRRNYRHFFLFLLSLTIHIMNVFGFSLLYILHHTKQLDQVNSGVTMAVMCVSGLFFVPVAGLTGFHIVLVARGRTTNEQVTGKFRGGVNPFTHGCLKNIAHVLCSSQAPRYLGRLRKPHSVQVQPPFLRAPLSEAQLAAKVLDNGIQQSKSSLEIMESQSTDADPPPPPKPEHRYPGLPHTQNEECSLLTEAQPTPSLYKYRPAYSSPGKKPTASTHSSKMSRGNSMTESPSGPITTGQPSCRSDPSLSSQGGAGCRRGGEGARVGSGGLGGASAFGGRSYPSFTDTLLQSAAASCSSSLRSAHMAHNALGPLISEGTTTTSYKSLANQTRNGSLSYESLPTPSESPEFESAAHELSPPRPQPPNSLSTAPGAPPILGYTSPFLSAQQREGSLQACPASLRPSPNRAFLRPTSSPPSRAPPLSPRARSLGSPPPGPAPGHTPLGKSMSYTGGAEVQHRPSSSGGGTPMPNSTLRQNMANHNAHSHKPAGGVKPAGEVKKVTGVGGTTYGISV; this comes from the exons ATGCCTGTGGGTCTCAGTGTGGGCGGGGCTCTCGGAGACCCCTCCCCATCCCTGCCGTTCCGCCCCAGTCGCTATGTGCCTGTATCGGCAGCAACAGCCTTCCTTGTTGGGGCCACaactctgtttctctgtttcac GTGTCCTTGGCTATCAGAGCGTTTCTCCTCTTCCATTCCACTCTATAATGCTGTTGTCTTCCTCTTTACATTGGCCAATTTCTATATGGCCACATTCATGGACCCAGGCATCTTTCCCAGAG ctGAGGAGGACGAGGATAAAGAGGATGATTTCCGGGCTCCGCTTTATAAGACGGTGGAAGTGCGGAGCATTCAGGTGCGGATGAAGTGGTGTTCCACGTGTCGCTTTTACAGACCACCTCGCTGCTCACACTGCTCTGTGTGTGACAACTGTGTGGAG GAGTTTGACCATCACTGCCCATGGGTAAACAACTGCATTGGGAGGCGGAACTATCGTCATTTCTTTCTGTTCCTGCTCTCTCTCACTATTCATATAATGAATGTGTTTGGCTTCAGTCTGCTCTATATCCTCCATCACACGAAGCAATTGGACCAAGTCAACTCTGGAGTCAC TATGGCAGTGATGTGTGTATCTGGTTTGTTTTTCGTCCCGGTTGCGGGACTCACTGGGTTTCACATTGTTCTTGTAGCCAGAGGGAGAACCACCAATGAACAG GTGACTGGGAAGTTCAGAGGCGGCGTTAACCCTTTCACGCACGGATGTTTGAAAAACATTGCACATGTGCTTTGTAGTTCACAGGCTCCAAG GTATCTCGGTCGGTTGCGAAAGCCTCATTCTGTCCAGGTCCAGCCGCCGTTTCTGCGTGCACCACTATCTGAAGCCCAGCTAGCAGCTAAAGTCCTGGATAATGGAATCCAGCAG TCTAAAAGTAGTCTGGAGATAATGGAGAGCCAGTCCACCGATGCTGATCCCCCTCCACCACCTAAACCAGAGCACAGATACCCAGGGCTGCCTCACACGCAAAATGAAG AGTGCAGCTTGCTGACTGAGGCTCAGCCCACCCCTTCATTATATAAATACAGGCCGGCTTACAGCAGCCCAGGAAAAAAACCCACAGCCTCAACACATTCCAGCAAG ATGAGCCGAGGGAACAGTATGACCGAGTCTCCCTCAGGTCCAATCACCACCGGCCAGCCCAGCTGCCGCTCAGACCCCAGTTTGTCAAGCCAGGGGGGTGCAGGGTGccggaggggaggggagggggctaGAGTAGGCTCAGGGGGGCTGGGTGGGGCCTCTGCGTTTGGTGGGCGTTCTTATCCTTCTTTTACTGATACCCTCCTCCAATCAGCAGCAGCCTCTTGCTCCTCCAGCCTTCGCTCTGCCCACATGGCTCACAACGCCCTTGGGCCACTTATTTCTGAGGGCACGACCACCACTAGTTATAAGAGTTTAGCTAATCAGACGCGCAATGGCAGCCTGTCTTACGAAAGTCTGCCAACGCCCTCCGAAAGCCCAGAGTTTGAGTCTGCTGCTCATGAGCTGTCCCCACCCAGACCACAACCTCCGAACTCTCTAAGCACAGCACCAGGGGCCCCACCTATTTTGGGGTACACTTCCCCTTTCCTGTCTGCTCAGCAGAGGGAGGGCTCTCTCCAGGCCTGCCCTGCCTCCTTAAGACCCTCCCCTAACAGAGCTTTCCTGCGCCCAACAAGCTCACCCCCTTCTCGGGCTCCACCCCTTTCTCCTCGTGCTCGCTCATTGGGCTCCCCTCCTCCTGGTCCCGCCCCTGGCCATACACCTCTGGGCAAATCAATGTCCTACACGGGTGGTGCTGAAGTACAACACCGCCCATCTAGCTCAGGGGGCGGGACTCCAATGCCGAA